A genome region from Streptomyces xanthophaeus includes the following:
- a CDS encoding PH domain-containing protein: MAESAAQPAPPTLPVTFRPTRTRVVLLGVGLAMFATITAIALLLENLSPGERISFVFTAVLLSSVLVLLSRPKVVADETGVTVVNLTNTRRLEWAQILRVNLRPGDPWVFLDLSDGTSLPALGIQPGIAKQQAIGDARALRALAETHGTGTGDH; encoded by the coding sequence GAGTCCGCCGCCCAGCCCGCCCCACCCACCCTGCCGGTCACCTTCCGGCCGACCCGCACCCGGGTCGTCCTGCTGGGCGTCGGCCTCGCCATGTTCGCCACCATCACGGCGATCGCCCTGCTGCTGGAGAACCTCAGCCCGGGCGAGCGGATCAGCTTCGTCTTCACCGCCGTCCTGCTGAGCTCCGTACTCGTCCTGCTCAGCCGCCCCAAGGTGGTCGCGGACGAGACCGGCGTCACGGTCGTCAACCTGACCAACACCCGCCGCCTGGAGTGGGCCCAGATCCTGCGGGTCAACCTCCGCCCGGGCGACCCGTGGGTGTTCCTCGACCTCAGCGACGGCACCAGCCTGCCCGCCCTCGGCATCCAGCCGGGCATCGCCAAGCAGCAGGCGATCGGCGACGCCCGCGCCCTGCGCGCCCTGGCCGAAACCCACGGAACGGGCACCGGCGACCACTGA